The Nitriliruptor alkaliphilus DSM 45188 genome includes a region encoding these proteins:
- a CDS encoding aspartate aminotransferase family protein, translating to MLSPLLRQSSDVIAVGGSGAELFGHDGRRYLDFTAGIGVLSTGHGHPRVVAAAQEQIGRIVHAQYTTVRHQPLLELSERLTEVMPAGIDAFFFASAGTEAVEAALRLVRQATGRPNVIAFDGGFHGRTMGALSMTTSKTALRSGLAPLMGGVHTAPFPTAHRYGWSEAEATRFALAELDHLLATHTAPDETAAIFVEPVLGEGGYVPAPDAFLRGLRERCDRHGMLLVIDEIQTGIGRTGRFWGHDHAGIVPDLVVSAKGLASGFPLSTFGAPAALMAQGRPGSQGGTYGGNAVSCAAALATLDVVAEEGLVARAEVLGDRLLDGLRRSTLDIDAVGDVRGRGLMVGVELRDPEGAPDGAAAGRVLKEAEQRGLLLLACGAYGQVVRLIPPLVVDEAQVDTAIAIVTEAIEKATAA from the coding sequence ATGCTCTCCCCGCTGCTGCGCCAGTCCAGCGACGTCATCGCCGTCGGCGGCTCGGGCGCCGAGCTGTTCGGCCACGACGGCCGCCGCTACCTCGACTTCACCGCCGGCATCGGGGTGCTGTCGACCGGGCACGGCCACCCCCGGGTCGTGGCCGCGGCCCAGGAACAGATCGGCCGGATCGTGCACGCCCAGTACACGACCGTGCGCCACCAGCCACTGCTCGAGCTGAGCGAGCGGCTGACCGAGGTCATGCCGGCCGGGATCGACGCGTTCTTCTTCGCCAGCGCCGGCACCGAGGCGGTCGAGGCCGCCCTGCGGCTGGTGCGTCAGGCCACCGGCCGACCCAACGTCATCGCGTTCGACGGCGGGTTCCACGGACGCACCATGGGGGCGCTGTCGATGACGACCTCGAAGACGGCGCTCCGCTCCGGCCTGGCGCCGCTGATGGGCGGGGTCCACACCGCCCCGTTCCCGACCGCCCACCGCTACGGCTGGAGCGAGGCGGAGGCCACCCGGTTCGCGTTGGCCGAGCTCGACCACCTCCTCGCCACCCACACCGCCCCGGACGAGACCGCGGCGATCTTCGTCGAGCCGGTGCTCGGCGAGGGCGGGTACGTCCCCGCGCCGGACGCCTTCCTCCGCGGGTTGCGTGAACGGTGCGACCGTCACGGCATGCTGCTGGTCATCGACGAGATCCAGACCGGCATCGGGCGCACCGGCAGGTTCTGGGGCCACGACCACGCGGGCATCGTCCCGGACCTGGTGGTCTCGGCCAAGGGCCTGGCCAGCGGGTTCCCCCTGTCGACCTTCGGCGCACCCGCCGCGCTGATGGCGCAGGGGCGGCCGGGCTCGCAGGGCGGCACGTACGGTGGCAACGCCGTGTCCTGTGCCGCCGCGCTGGCGACCCTGGACGTGGTCGCCGAGGAGGGGCTGGTCGCACGCGCCGAGGTGCTGGGCGATCGGCTGCTCGACGGGCTGCGTCGCAGCACGCTGGACATCGACGCCGTCGGTGACGTGCGCGGGCGCGGGCTGATGGTCGGTGTCGAGCTGCGCGACCCGGAGGGTGCGCCCGACGGTGCCGCCGCGGGGCGGGTCCTCAAGGAGGCCGAGCAACGGGGCCTGCTGCTGCTGGCGTGCGGCGCCTACGGTCAGGTCGTGCGGCTGATCCCACCGCTGGTCGTCGACGAGGCACAGGTCGACACGGCGATCGCGATCGTGACCGAGGCGATCGAGAAGGCGACGGCCGCGTGA
- a CDS encoding S-layer homology domain-containing protein: MLRSRSIRRPLTGILLLTALTAPAALAGAATTATSVTITDPASDVTTNGGAPHPVPESADLLVTGVTHGTHDVTFVARVAGGPHPLEDAARVEDWSWISWRVDIDGDADTDLVVYARVEDDAYVGEVWHHNADQATCSGTVAYHAATFTTSVKVPRTCLGSPAEVRYVAVNRYTFLEPGTYYEDQSPDQGPPGSLAVLSNPAARTRIATSLSSAVSASSVPAFSKVTVSGKLTRTDGGAAVTGQKVTLQRRPTGGSFATIATTTTDSKGNVSFTIAPTASASYRLVHSYAGRTGPGFDSATSPTRTIDVTAATDDNPACAAVPAVTFPDVAGPPHGDAIGCVAGYGIAKGQTDGTYQPDADVRRDQMTSFLARTLRASGVELPANPKDRFSDDNGSTHELAINQLAELGIVQGRGGDRFSPANPVTREQMASFLIRTLEVILEQDLAPTGPSPFTDTAGSAHADNIDVAAQLDIAKGRTATTYEPTQTVRRDQMASFIARSLRVLHAEGVKLTPVS, translated from the coding sequence GTGCTCCGTTCGCGCTCGATCCGCCGCCCGCTCACCGGGATCCTGTTGCTGACCGCTCTGACCGCGCCGGCCGCACTGGCCGGCGCTGCCACGACCGCGACCTCGGTGACGATCACCGACCCCGCCAGCGACGTGACCACGAACGGGGGCGCACCGCACCCGGTACCTGAGTCGGCTGATCTGCTCGTGACCGGGGTCACCCACGGCACCCACGACGTCACCTTCGTCGCCCGGGTCGCAGGCGGGCCACACCCGCTCGAGGACGCCGCACGGGTCGAGGACTGGTCCTGGATCTCGTGGCGCGTCGACATCGACGGCGACGCCGACACGGACCTGGTGGTGTACGCCCGGGTCGAGGACGACGCGTACGTGGGCGAGGTGTGGCACCACAACGCCGACCAGGCCACGTGCTCCGGGACGGTCGCCTACCACGCGGCCACCTTCACCACGTCGGTGAAGGTGCCCCGCACCTGCCTCGGCTCCCCAGCCGAGGTCCGCTACGTCGCGGTCAACCGGTACACCTTCCTCGAGCCGGGCACCTACTACGAAGACCAGAGCCCCGACCAGGGACCCCCAGGCAGCTTGGCTGTGCTGTCCAATCCGGCTGCACGTACCCGGATCGCGACGTCGCTGTCGTCGGCCGTGTCCGCCTCGTCGGTGCCGGCCTTCTCGAAGGTGACCGTCTCGGGCAAGCTGACCCGCACCGACGGCGGTGCCGCCGTCACCGGGCAGAAGGTCACACTCCAGCGTCGCCCCACCGGCGGCAGCTTCGCCACCATCGCCACCACCACCACCGACAGCAAGGGCAACGTCAGCTTCACCATCGCACCGACCGCCTCGGCCTCCTACCGGCTGGTGCACTCCTACGCCGGCCGCACCGGCCCCGGGTTCGACAGCGCCACCTCCCCGACACGCACCATCGACGTCACCGCAGCCACGGACGACAACCCGGCCTGCGCCGCGGTCCCGGCGGTGACCTTCCCCGACGTGGCCGGCCCCCCGCACGGTGACGCCATCGGCTGCGTCGCCGGCTACGGGATCGCCAAGGGCCAGACCGACGGCACCTACCAGCCGGACGCCGACGTCCGCCGCGACCAGATGACCTCCTTCCTGGCACGCACCCTGCGGGCCTCCGGCGTCGAGCTGCCCGCCAACCCGAAGGACCGCTTCAGCGACGACAACGGCAGCACCCACGAGCTCGCGATCAACCAGCTCGCTGAGCTCGGGATCGTCCAGGGCCGCGGTGGTGACCGGTTCTCGCCCGCCAACCCCGTCACCCGCGAGCAGATGGCCTCGTTCCTGATCCGCACCCTCGAGGTCATCCTCGAACAGGACCTGGCCCCCACCGGCCCGAGCCCGTTCACCGACACCGCCGGCAGCGCCCACGCCGACAACATCGACGTCGCCGCGCAGCTCGACATCGCCAAGGGCCGCACCGCCACCACCTACGAACCGACCCAGACCGTCCGCCGCGACCAGATGGCCTCCTTCATCGCCCGCAGCCTGCGCGTCCTGCACGCCGAGGGGGTCAAGCTCACCCCCGTCAGCTGA
- the ettA gene encoding energy-dependent translational throttle protein EttA, whose protein sequence is MKGLTKTVPGGKTVLENIWLSFLPGVKIGVIGPNGSGKSSLMKIMAGVDTQFEGEAWPAKGLSVGYLPQEPELDESKNVRDNVLSGMGETAGLVGRFNELTAKLSEPLDDDEMQKVYDEMGEVQDAIDAADAWDLDRTIEIAMDALRVPDVEDVSVLSGGEKRRVALCKLLLSKPDILLLDEPTNHLDAETVAWLQRHLADYAGMVVAITHDRYFLDEVAEWILELDRGKGFPFEGNYSGWLEQKRERLRQEEREESAHQRQLAEEAEWVKASPQGRRTKAKARVQAYESMLNQDRPKQITKPIIMIPEGPRLGDVVVDAKGVMKGFGDKLLYEDLTFTLPPGGIVGIIGPNGAGKTTLFRMIVGEESPDEGELRVGETVQLSYVDQSRQELDPAKSVFEEITGGGDWVKLGRTEMASRAYVAAFGFKGGEQQKKLGTCSGGERNRVHLAKLLQNEANLLLLDEPTNDLDVDTLRSLEEALLEFPGCAVITSHDRWFLDKVATHILAFEGDSEVTWFPGGYSEYEEDLRKRKGEDALQPHRIKYKPLTRRTS, encoded by the coding sequence ATGAAGGGCCTGACCAAGACCGTGCCGGGCGGCAAGACGGTCCTGGAGAACATCTGGCTGTCGTTCCTGCCGGGGGTGAAGATCGGGGTCATCGGCCCGAACGGCTCCGGCAAGTCCTCGCTGATGAAGATCATGGCCGGCGTCGACACCCAGTTCGAGGGCGAGGCGTGGCCCGCCAAGGGCCTGTCCGTCGGCTACCTGCCGCAGGAGCCCGAGCTCGACGAGTCCAAGAACGTGCGGGACAACGTCCTGTCGGGCATGGGCGAGACCGCGGGCCTCGTCGGTCGGTTCAACGAGCTGACGGCCAAGCTGTCCGAGCCCCTCGACGACGACGAGATGCAGAAGGTCTACGACGAGATGGGCGAGGTGCAGGACGCGATCGATGCGGCCGACGCCTGGGACCTCGACCGCACCATCGAGATCGCGATGGACGCCCTACGCGTCCCCGACGTCGAGGACGTCAGCGTCCTGTCCGGCGGCGAGAAGCGCCGCGTCGCGCTCTGCAAGCTGCTGCTGAGCAAGCCCGACATCCTCCTGCTCGACGAGCCCACCAACCACCTCGACGCCGAGACCGTCGCCTGGCTCCAGCGCCACCTCGCCGACTACGCCGGCATGGTGGTGGCCATCACCCACGACCGCTACTTCCTCGACGAGGTGGCCGAGTGGATCCTGGAGCTCGACCGGGGCAAGGGCTTCCCGTTCGAGGGCAACTACTCGGGGTGGCTCGAGCAGAAGCGTGAGCGCCTGCGCCAGGAGGAGCGCGAGGAGTCCGCCCACCAGCGCCAGCTCGCCGAGGAGGCCGAGTGGGTCAAGGCCTCGCCGCAGGGGCGGCGCACCAAGGCCAAGGCGCGCGTCCAGGCCTACGAGTCGATGCTCAACCAGGACCGGCCGAAGCAGATCACCAAGCCCATCATCATGATCCCCGAGGGTCCGCGCCTCGGTGACGTGGTGGTCGACGCCAAGGGCGTCATGAAGGGCTTCGGTGACAAGCTGCTCTACGAAGACCTGACCTTCACGCTGCCGCCCGGCGGCATCGTCGGGATCATCGGTCCGAACGGTGCCGGCAAGACCACCCTGTTCCGCATGATCGTCGGCGAGGAATCCCCCGACGAGGGCGAGCTGCGCGTCGGCGAGACGGTCCAGCTGAGCTACGTCGACCAGTCCCGTCAGGAGCTCGACCCCGCCAAGAGCGTGTTCGAGGAGATCACCGGCGGCGGCGACTGGGTCAAGCTCGGGCGGACCGAGATGGCCTCGCGCGCCTACGTGGCCGCGTTCGGGTTCAAGGGTGGCGAGCAGCAGAAGAAGCTCGGCACGTGCTCGGGCGGTGAGCGCAACCGGGTCCACCTCGCCAAGCTCCTGCAGAACGAGGCCAACCTGCTGCTCCTCGACGAGCCCACCAACGACCTCGACGTCGACACCCTCCGCAGCCTCGAGGAAGCACTGCTCGAGTTCCCCGGCTGCGCGGTGATCACCAGCCACGACCGGTGGTTCCTCGACAAGGTCGCCACCCACATCCTCGCCTTCGAGGGCGATTCGGAGGTGACCTGGTTCCCCGGCGGGTACTCCGAGTACGAGGAGGACCTACGCAAGCGCAAGGGTGAGGACGCGCTGCAGCCCCACCGCATCAAGTACAAGCCGCTGACCCGCCGCACCAGCTGA
- a CDS encoding maleate cis-trans isomerase has product MAADRHDAGPVRLGFLYPGHAAEDDYPAVAAMLGPQVVVEVVHTGMGEDAHREDALLEIGGRDRLRPGAKELQARGVDVGVWACTSGSFVFGWDGARAQVDALSQDLGAPASSTSFAFVSALAALGITRVAVAATYPADVAQRFATFLDHAGVAVLATGSQGIVTAAEVGTLDADATVGFVAAGDHPEAQAILVPDTALHTVRLLDRLEARVGKPVLTANQVTVFEALRLSGRTARADGLGTLFAAGTSEPVTQPGR; this is encoded by the coding sequence ATCGCCGCCGACCGACACGACGCGGGACCCGTCCGGCTGGGGTTCCTGTACCCGGGCCACGCGGCCGAGGACGACTACCCCGCGGTCGCTGCCATGCTCGGCCCGCAGGTCGTCGTCGAGGTCGTGCACACCGGGATGGGCGAGGACGCCCATCGCGAGGACGCGCTGCTGGAGATCGGCGGCCGCGACCGGCTCCGACCCGGCGCGAAGGAGCTGCAGGCGCGCGGGGTCGACGTCGGCGTCTGGGCCTGCACCAGCGGGAGCTTCGTGTTCGGCTGGGACGGTGCGCGAGCGCAGGTCGACGCGCTGAGCCAGGACCTCGGAGCACCCGCGTCGAGCACCTCGTTCGCGTTCGTCTCGGCGTTGGCCGCGCTCGGCATCACGCGGGTCGCGGTGGCCGCGACCTACCCCGCCGACGTCGCCCAGCGTTTCGCGACGTTCCTCGACCACGCGGGCGTGGCCGTGCTCGCGACCGGTTCGCAGGGCATCGTCACCGCCGCCGAGGTCGGCACCCTGGACGCGGACGCGACCGTCGGCTTCGTGGCCGCTGGCGACCACCCGGAGGCACAGGCGATCCTCGTGCCCGACACCGCGCTGCACACCGTGCGGCTGCTCGACCGGCTCGAGGCCAGGGTCGGCAAGCCCGTGCTGACGGCCAACCAGGTGACCGTCTTCGAGGCGCTGCGCCTCAGCGGCCGCACCGCCCGCGCCGACGGTCTCGGCACGCTGTTCGCAGCCGGCACGTCAGAGCCGGTGACCCAACCCGGCCGGTGA
- a CDS encoding DUF3830 family protein yields MTSRYLELLLPTIGARGVARLLDDQAPRTCAAVWKALPLEDDLYHAKYARNEVYAFFSALADPPVGLENPTITPIPGDLCYFEFSSGQLPAASYGYSEDEGSAGRDTVVDIALFYGRNNLLINGDVGYVPGNVFATVVEGLDELAAACNRVWREGAVGERLLLRRYES; encoded by the coding sequence ATGACGTCGAGGTACCTGGAGCTGCTGCTGCCGACCATCGGGGCCCGCGGGGTCGCCCGGTTGCTCGACGACCAGGCGCCACGGACCTGCGCGGCCGTGTGGAAGGCCCTGCCCCTCGAGGACGACCTCTACCACGCCAAGTACGCCCGCAACGAGGTCTACGCGTTCTTCTCGGCGCTCGCCGACCCACCGGTCGGACTCGAGAACCCGACCATCACCCCCATCCCCGGGGACCTGTGCTACTTCGAGTTCTCCTCGGGTCAGCTGCCCGCCGCCAGCTACGGCTACAGCGAGGACGAGGGCAGCGCGGGCCGCGACACGGTGGTCGACATCGCGCTGTTCTACGGCCGCAACAACCTGCTGATCAACGGCGACGTGGGGTACGTCCCGGGCAACGTCTTCGCGACCGTGGTCGAAGGTCTCGACGAACTGGCCGCCGCCTGCAACCGTGTGTGGCGTGAGGGTGCCGTCGGCGAACGGCTCCTGCTGCGCCGGTACGAGAGCTGA
- a CDS encoding GntR family transcriptional regulator yields the protein MSVTRSRDAAPPDEPAVGAIAPIARRTTVSLIAERLRAGIGDGTFPAGEQLGEAHLAEQLEVSRGPVREALQRLIQEGLLISHPHRGVFVVSLGAADVADVHLARRAVETAAVERVADAVRRDGGAVLAPARAVLDQLAAAAAEDDWPAVADLDLELHHALVTAADSPRLSRMYATLVVETRLCLGALEPAYPVRAELVDEHAELIDAVATGDAAIARRVLEQHLGDGVDRLAARTPDPGSPEE from the coding sequence GTGTCCGTCACCCGAAGCCGCGACGCTGCGCCGCCCGACGAGCCGGCGGTGGGTGCCATCGCGCCGATCGCGCGTCGGACCACGGTGAGCCTCATCGCCGAGCGCCTGCGCGCGGGCATCGGGGACGGGACCTTCCCGGCGGGCGAGCAGCTCGGAGAAGCTCACCTCGCCGAGCAGCTGGAGGTCAGCCGCGGCCCGGTGCGCGAGGCGCTGCAACGGTTGATCCAGGAAGGTCTGCTGATCAGCCACCCGCACCGCGGCGTGTTCGTGGTCTCGTTGGGCGCGGCGGACGTCGCCGACGTCCATCTCGCTCGGCGGGCGGTCGAGACCGCAGCGGTCGAACGCGTGGCCGACGCCGTGCGGCGGGACGGCGGCGCCGTGCTGGCGCCTGCGCGGGCCGTGCTCGATCAGCTCGCGGCGGCCGCCGCCGAGGACGATTGGCCGGCGGTCGCTGACCTCGACCTCGAACTGCACCACGCGCTCGTCACGGCGGCCGACAGCCCGCGTCTGTCGCGGATGTACGCCACGCTGGTGGTCGAGACGCGGCTGTGCCTCGGTGCGCTCGAGCCGGCCTACCCCGTCCGCGCCGAGCTGGTCGACGAACACGCCGAGCTCATCGACGCGGTGGCCACCGGTGACGCCGCCATCGCGCGGCGGGTCCTCGAGCAGCACCTCGGCGACGGGGTCGACCGGCTGGCCGCGCGTACCCCCGACCCCGGATCCCCCGAGGAGTGA
- a CDS encoding maleate cis-trans isomerase family protein: MATPVVRSPQGSVPTRFKGPVRFDEVPVDTDAIGVVVPFDFELDWEYWKYLPSHVELFFTRTPYVQAPVGLEMARACGRPSVVAKGVKALGAVRPASTLYACTSGSFVDGLAGEAAIREAMLRAGARRAVTSSGAALQALDAVGARRVSVVAPYTKGTTVKLVDFLTEAGVVTVRAAYLGLNGSISRVSQATIAELVRSAAHPEAEAIYVSCTAMRTFGMVAELERELRVPILTSNQVSLWAALWEADILPRATQEHGWVMGGGDPMSRSTALLLAAAGASPAGLGHRL; this comes from the coding sequence ATGGCCACACCCGTCGTCCGCTCGCCTCAGGGGTCGGTCCCCACGCGGTTCAAGGGGCCGGTGCGGTTCGACGAGGTCCCGGTCGACACCGACGCGATCGGCGTGGTGGTCCCGTTCGATTTCGAGCTGGACTGGGAGTACTGGAAGTACCTGCCCTCCCACGTCGAGCTGTTCTTCACCCGCACCCCGTACGTCCAGGCCCCGGTGGGGCTGGAGATGGCCCGGGCGTGCGGCCGTCCGAGCGTGGTCGCCAAGGGCGTCAAGGCGCTCGGGGCGGTGCGTCCCGCGTCGACCCTGTACGCCTGCACCTCAGGCAGCTTCGTCGACGGGCTCGCCGGTGAGGCGGCCATCCGCGAGGCGATGCTCCGTGCCGGTGCCCGCCGCGCGGTCACCAGCAGCGGCGCGGCGCTGCAGGCGCTCGATGCCGTCGGCGCCCGGCGGGTCTCGGTCGTGGCCCCCTACACCAAGGGCACCACCGTCAAGCTCGTCGACTTCCTCACCGAGGCCGGTGTGGTGACGGTCCGGGCCGCCTACCTGGGCCTCAACGGATCGATCAGCCGGGTCAGCCAGGCGACGATCGCTGAGCTGGTCCGATCGGCGGCGCACCCCGAGGCCGAGGCGATCTACGTCAGCTGCACGGCGATGCGGACCTTCGGGATGGTCGCCGAGCTGGAGCGCGAGCTGCGCGTGCCGATCCTGACCTCGAACCAGGTGTCGCTGTGGGCTGCCCTCTGGGAGGCCGACATCCTGCCGCGGGCGACCCAGGAGCACGGGTGGGTCATGGGCGGCGGCGACCCGATGAGCCGCTCGACCGCGCTGCTGTTGGCCGCGGCGGGGGCGTCACCGGCCGGGTTGGGTCACCGGCTCTGA
- a CDS encoding S-layer homology domain-containing protein, translating to MNRQRLIRRPLAGLLALTALSALGAPITAASAATTATSVTVTDPVGDAEARSGAPLPAPGAADLVAAGVTHGTNHVTFVARVAGGPHPLEDGVRDQELSMINWAVDTGGDATAEFWASVQVLDGAYVGEVWHSQADQATCSGTVAYHAATFTTSLKVPRTCLDSPAEIRVYAYSRYMVSAPDTAYHDWAPDQGGGTPVLSDPAARTRIATSLSSAVSASSVPAFSKVTVSGKLTRTDGGAAVTGQKVTLQRRPTGGSFATIATTTTDSKGNVSFTIAPTASASYRLVHSYAGRTGPGFDSATSPTRTIDVTAATDDNPACAAVPAVTFPDVAGPPHGDAIGCVAGYGIAKGQTDGTYQPDADVRRDQMTSFLARTLRASGVELPANPKDRFSDDNGSTHELAINQLAELGIVQGRGGDRFSPANPVTREQMASFLIRTLEVILEQDLAPTGPSPFTDTAGSAHADNIDVAAQLDIAKGRTATTYEPTQTVRRDQMASFIARSLRVLHAEGVKLTPVS from the coding sequence GTGAACCGCCAACGCCTCATCCGACGCCCGCTCGCCGGACTCCTCGCGCTCACCGCCCTGTCCGCGCTGGGCGCACCGATCACGGCGGCCAGCGCCGCCACGACCGCGACGTCGGTCACGGTCACCGACCCTGTCGGCGACGCGGAGGCACGCAGCGGCGCGCCGCTGCCCGCCCCCGGTGCCGCCGATCTGGTCGCCGCGGGCGTCACCCACGGCACCAACCACGTCACCTTCGTCGCCCGGGTCGCAGGCGGGCCCCACCCGCTCGAGGATGGCGTCCGTGACCAAGAGCTGTCCATGATCAACTGGGCCGTGGACACCGGCGGCGACGCCACCGCGGAGTTCTGGGCATCCGTCCAGGTCCTGGACGGCGCCTACGTGGGCGAGGTGTGGCACTCCCAAGCCGACCAGGCCACGTGCTCCGGGACGGTCGCCTACCACGCGGCCACCTTCACCACGTCTCTGAAGGTGCCCCGCACCTGCCTCGACTCACCAGCCGAGATCCGGGTCTACGCCTACAGCCGGTACATGGTCAGTGCACCGGACACCGCCTATCACGACTGGGCCCCCGACCAGGGGGGCGGCACCCCCGTGCTGTCCGATCCGGCTGCACGTACCCGGATCGCGACGTCGCTGTCGTCGGCCGTGTCCGCCTCGTCGGTGCCGGCCTTCTCGAAGGTGACCGTCTCGGGCAAGCTGACCCGCACCGACGGCGGTGCCGCCGTCACCGGGCAGAAGGTCACACTCCAGCGTCGCCCCACCGGCGGCAGCTTCGCCACCATCGCCACCACCACCACCGACAGCAAGGGCAACGTCAGCTTCACCATCGCACCGACCGCCTCGGCCTCCTACCGGCTGGTGCACTCCTACGCCGGCCGCACCGGCCCCGGGTTCGACAGCGCCACCTCCCCGACACGCACCATCGACGTCACCGCAGCCACGGACGACAACCCGGCCTGCGCCGCGGTCCCGGCGGTGACCTTCCCCGACGTGGCCGGCCCCCCGCACGGTGACGCCATCGGCTGCGTCGCCGGCTACGGGATCGCCAAGGGCCAGACCGACGGCACCTACCAGCCGGACGCCGACGTCCGCCGCGACCAGATGACCTCCTTCCTGGCACGCACCCTGCGGGCCTCCGGCGTCGAGCTGCCCGCCAACCCGAAGGACCGCTTCAGCGACGACAACGGCAGCACCCACGAGCTCGCGATCAACCAGCTCGCTGAGCTCGGGATCGTCCAGGGCCGCGGTGGTGACCGGTTCTCGCCCGCCAACCCCGTCACCCGCGAGCAGATGGCCTCGTTCCTGATCCGCACCCTCGAGGTCATCCTCGAACAGGACCTGGCCCCCACCGGCCCGAGCCCGTTCACCGACACCGCCGGCAGCGCCCACGCCGACAACATCGACGTCGCCGCGCAGCTCGACATCGCCAAGGGCCGCACCGCCACCACCTACGAACCGACCCAGACCGTCCGCCGCGACCAGATGGCCTCCTTCATCGCCCGCAGCCTGCGCGTCCTGCACGCCGAGGGGGTCAAGCTCACCCCCGTCAGCTGA